From the genome of Halomonas sp. I5-271120, one region includes:
- the bamA gene encoding outer membrane protein assembly factor BamA, with translation MKLKILGVAALLLSGAPVALADAFTVSDIRVEGLKRVSAASVFNAFPVSARDAVDERELAEAAKTLFATGLFEDVRLAREGDVLVVQVDERPFITDLEITGNSQISEEELRQGLRDAGLAEGQALQRSTLDEMQRELEQLYHGQGRYSARIDAEVEEIDSSRVRVKVDIDEGAVAKIRQINVVGNQAFDDDTLRDVFELEDRPSWFFGWFSSDEYSRQQLSGDLERLRSWYLDRGYVNFAITSTQVSISPDKSRIFVTVNVEEGKQYRLGDISFAGDLKIPPSEARNLVEATPGEIFSRSDITASSEALRSRLGAEGYAFASVEGVPEVTADGERVDVTFQVDPGRRAYVRRVDFVGNTTTMDEVLRREMIQMEGAPASTEQISQSRQRLERLGFFKQVDVETRPVAGEPDQLDVTYNVEEQPSGSISASIGFSQSDGVIYGASLSQNNFLGTGNRVNIGAQKGDTYTSLNFGFTDPYWTLDGISRGYNLFYRETDYEDSDISTYSTDSVGGSINFGYPIDEVTRLNFGVGIEELQVQTYTDTPSEIVQYVDDEGDSAQSFKLTASWTRNKLNRGIMPTAGNYQRVSLETAAPGSDAIYYKVRYKGQQLFALNDAWSLKFGTNLGYADTPGNDPYPFYENFLTGGLGSVRGFTASTLGPATTPRGNGDDQTLGGNVLVSGSAELLFPVPFVEDQRSVQSSLFLDGGNTFLSECYAVLPADRPSNCSSGVDLADLRYSVGLGLSWLTPVGPLTFSVAEPLNDEQGDDTQFFQFSLGQTF, from the coding sequence ATGAAACTCAAGATTCTAGGCGTTGCGGCGCTGTTGCTGTCTGGCGCCCCGGTGGCGCTGGCCGATGCGTTTACCGTTTCCGACATCCGTGTGGAGGGCCTCAAGCGGGTCTCCGCGGCGTCCGTCTTCAATGCCTTCCCGGTCAGTGCCCGCGACGCCGTCGACGAGCGCGAACTGGCCGAGGCAGCCAAGACACTGTTTGCTACCGGCCTCTTCGAGGACGTGCGCCTGGCTCGCGAGGGCGACGTACTGGTGGTGCAGGTCGACGAGCGGCCCTTCATCACCGACCTCGAGATTACCGGCAACTCCCAGATCTCCGAAGAGGAGCTTCGCCAGGGCCTGCGCGATGCGGGTCTGGCTGAGGGGCAGGCCCTGCAGCGCTCGACGCTCGACGAGATGCAGCGCGAGCTCGAGCAGCTCTATCACGGCCAGGGCCGCTATAGCGCCCGTATCGATGCCGAGGTCGAGGAGATCGACTCGAGTCGGGTCCGCGTCAAGGTCGATATCGACGAGGGCGCGGTGGCCAAGATTCGCCAGATCAACGTGGTCGGTAATCAGGCCTTCGATGATGACACCCTGCGCGACGTCTTCGAACTCGAGGACCGCCCGAGCTGGTTCTTCGGCTGGTTCTCGAGCGATGAGTATTCCCGCCAACAGCTCTCCGGTGATCTGGAGCGGCTGCGCTCCTGGTACCTGGACCGCGGTTACGTCAACTTCGCGATCACCTCGACCCAGGTGTCGATCAGCCCCGACAAGTCACGCATCTTCGTCACCGTCAACGTCGAGGAAGGCAAGCAGTATCGTCTGGGCGACATCAGCTTCGCCGGCGACCTGAAGATTCCTCCCTCCGAGGCTCGCAACCTGGTCGAGGCCACGCCCGGCGAGATTTTCTCGCGCAGCGATATCACCGCTTCCTCCGAGGCGCTGCGTTCGCGTCTCGGCGCTGAAGGCTACGCTTTTGCCAGCGTCGAAGGTGTGCCTGAGGTCACCGCCGACGGTGAACGGGTCGATGTCACCTTCCAGGTCGATCCCGGTCGCCGCGCCTATGTGCGCCGCGTCGATTTCGTCGGCAACACCACCACCATGGATGAGGTGCTGCGGCGCGAGATGATCCAGATGGAGGGCGCGCCGGCCTCCACCGAGCAGATCAGCCAGTCGCGTCAGCGCCTCGAGCGCCTGGGCTTTTTCAAGCAGGTCGACGTCGAGACCCGCCCGGTAGCCGGCGAGCCCGACCAGCTGGATGTGACCTACAACGTCGAGGAGCAGCCCTCCGGCTCGATTTCGGCGAGCATCGGTTTCTCCCAGAGCGATGGCGTCATCTACGGTGCCTCGCTGTCCCAGAACAACTTCCTGGGTACCGGCAATCGGGTCAATATCGGTGCCCAGAAGGGCGATACCTATACCAGCCTCAACTTTGGCTTTACCGATCCCTACTGGACCCTGGACGGCATCTCGCGTGGGTATAATCTCTTTTACCGCGAGACGGACTACGAAGACTCCGATATCTCGACCTACTCCACCGACTCGGTAGGCGGCAGCATCAACTTCGGCTACCCGATCGATGAGGTCACGCGCCTCAACTTCGGGGTCGGTATCGAAGAGCTGCAAGTGCAGACCTATACCGACACACCGTCGGAGATCGTCCAGTACGTCGATGACGAGGGCGATAGCGCTCAGAGCTTCAAGCTGACGGCAAGCTGGACCCGCAACAAGCTCAACCGCGGCATCATGCCCACGGCGGGCAACTACCAGCGGGTGTCGCTCGAGACAGCGGCACCGGGCAGCGATGCCATCTACTACAAGGTGCGCTACAAGGGCCAGCAGCTGTTTGCCCTCAACGATGCCTGGTCATTGAAGTTCGGTACCAACCTGGGCTACGCCGACACCCCGGGTAACGATCCCTATCCGTTCTACGAGAACTTTCTGACCGGCGGTCTGGGCTCGGTGCGAGGCTTTACTGCCAGCACGCTTGGGCCGGCCACCACGCCTCGTGGCAATGGCGACGACCAGACCCTGGGCGGTAACGTGCTGGTCAGCGGTTCAGCAGAACTGCTGTTTCCGGTTCCCTTCGTCGAGGATCAGCGCAGCGTGCAGTCGTCGCTGTTCCTCGATGGCGGTAACACCTTCCTCAGCGAGTGCTATGCCGTACTGCCCGCTGACAGGCCTTCGAACTGCAGCTCGGGTGTCGATCTGGCCGATCTACGTTACAGTGTGGGCCTGGGCCTTTCCTGGTTGACGCCGGTAGGGCCGCTGACCTTCAGCGTGGCCGAGCCGCTCAATGACGAGCAAGGCGACGATACCCAGTTCTTCCAGTTCTCGCTGGGCCAGACGTTCTAG
- a CDS encoding OmpH family outer membrane protein, with translation MRKLTGALCLGLFAAMSTPALAADIAVLDWRQALLESDDAQQSMSELQNQIGSQQQEAEALGQEVQQLQQRLQRDGATMSESQRQAAVQELQEKGGRFQQLRRQVVQARKQSEQQFMQQAQPRLERAVDQIIDRHDIEVLVDRNGVIQAKGDLLDVTDEVTEILNSSN, from the coding sequence ATGCGCAAGTTGACCGGAGCCCTGTGCCTCGGCCTGTTCGCGGCCATGAGTACACCTGCCCTGGCCGCCGATATCGCCGTGCTGGATTGGCGTCAGGCCCTGCTGGAAAGCGATGACGCCCAGCAGTCGATGAGCGAGCTGCAAAATCAGATCGGCAGCCAGCAGCAAGAAGCCGAGGCACTGGGCCAGGAAGTCCAGCAGCTTCAGCAGCGCCTGCAGCGCGATGGGGCGACGATGTCCGAGTCGCAGCGCCAAGCGGCCGTGCAGGAGCTTCAGGAAAAGGGTGGCCGCTTCCAGCAGCTGCGTCGTCAGGTGGTTCAGGCGCGCAAGCAGTCCGAACAGCAGTTCATGCAGCAGGCTCAGCCCAGGCTCGAGCGTGCCGTGGACCAGATCATCGATCGTCATGACATCGAGGTGCTGGTGGACCGCAACGGGGTCATTCAGGCCAAAGGCGACCTCCTCGACGTGACCGACGAGGTCACCGAGATTCTCAATTCGTCCAACTGA